Proteins from a single region of Mailhella massiliensis:
- a CDS encoding cytochrome c3 family protein encodes MKKLLTFGSAALIVAALALPAGAAQFAHIPAGPIKMELTEKPVYFDHNIHTTQDCTACHASMPAHFPPLAVDTEKQCAVCHHKVAGTTPKFKCGTAGCHNPEDKQAERSYFKIVHDREIFGKGHVADSCLGCHTEVAKTRPEKKQALTGCAGSACHPKQK; translated from the coding sequence ATGAAGAAGCTGCTGACGTTCGGCTCCGCCGCTCTGATAGTCGCCGCTTTGGCTCTGCCGGCCGGCGCCGCGCAGTTCGCACATATCCCTGCCGGGCCCATTAAAATGGAACTGACCGAAAAGCCCGTGTATTTCGATCATAATATCCATACCACGCAGGACTGCACGGCCTGCCATGCGAGCATGCCCGCCCACTTCCCCCCGCTGGCCGTCGATACGGAGAAGCAGTGCGCCGTATGCCATCACAAGGTGGCCGGAACCACCCCGAAGTTCAAGTGCGGCACCGCAGGCTGCCACAACCCCGAAGACAAGCAGGCCGAGCGCAGCTACTTCAAGATCGTGCATGACCGCGAAATCTTCGGCAAGGGCCATGTCGCCGATTCCTGCCTCGGCTGCCATACCGAAGTGGCGAAGACCCGTCCTGAAAAGAAGCAGGCTCTCACCGGCTGCGCCGGTTCCGCCTGCCATCCCAAGCAGAAGTAA
- a CDS encoding SurA N-terminal domain-containing protein, which yields MLDGIRANAQSLGVKLAFGIIIVVFVFWGVGSYTGPKGLVASVNGKNITEVEFQRAYAMMEDNLRRSIPNLTQEMLESFQLEQRVLQSLIQEKLIEDEAERAGLTISAYELRALLEQLPYFQKDGRFDAEVYKEVLSKNHITPRQFETDQAKSMLPAKLQRLVTAGAYVSPAAVKAIFDYAAERRRVDYILFPASAHMDKAAPSEEEIVKTYEAQSASFTVPPSVNVEFIRLDPAAMGDPSSVTEEELRAAYDARIAQYTEQEQIQARHILIRVPANAPEAEVKKAEEQIRSLEARIRGGEDFAELAKQFGQDGTAPQGGDLGWFAAGQMVPEFSKAAFALKDGEVSAPVRTQFGFHLIKKEGHKEAVTHGFDEVKDALRADLATEAASHGLDEKADLVLAQALAGKSMAEAAAAAGSKAVKAESTGIISAEELGGKLNIRDVDVQNIMAAAAGTVLDSPVASGNSLMVLKVLESKPQSVKPLEEVRPLIVEFLTGQKAAEMAMDEARKARAAFQNGKPGEGVAVKTSEPFGRDGNIADLIADPALARAAFQVPAVNDVWLNEPYRVQDGAVLARVSAIESPSEEEWKQAEPQMLERLAADRAGVAYQIYLTQLGSQATIKMYNSPLLSRKSD from the coding sequence ATGCTGGACGGCATCAGAGCCAATGCCCAGTCGCTGGGCGTAAAACTGGCTTTCGGCATCATTATCGTGGTTTTCGTTTTCTGGGGCGTCGGGTCCTACACCGGCCCCAAGGGGCTTGTGGCCTCCGTTAACGGCAAGAACATCACCGAGGTGGAATTCCAGCGGGCCTACGCCATGATGGAAGACAACCTGCGCCGTTCCATTCCCAACCTGACGCAGGAAATGCTGGAAAGCTTCCAGCTGGAGCAGCGCGTGCTTCAGTCCCTCATTCAGGAAAAGCTCATTGAGGACGAGGCGGAACGCGCCGGGCTGACCATCAGCGCCTATGAGCTGCGCGCCCTGCTGGAACAGCTTCCCTATTTCCAGAAGGACGGCAGGTTCGACGCCGAAGTCTACAAGGAAGTGCTCAGCAAGAACCACATTACTCCCCGCCAGTTTGAAACCGATCAGGCGAAGTCCATGCTGCCCGCCAAGCTTCAGCGTCTGGTGACGGCCGGGGCCTATGTCTCCCCCGCCGCGGTGAAGGCCATCTTCGACTATGCCGCCGAACGCCGCCGCGTGGACTACATCCTGTTCCCGGCTTCGGCCCACATGGACAAAGCCGCTCCCTCGGAAGAGGAAATCGTGAAGACCTATGAAGCGCAGAGCGCGAGCTTCACGGTTCCGCCCAGCGTGAATGTGGAATTCATCCGTCTGGACCCCGCGGCCATGGGCGATCCTTCCTCCGTGACCGAGGAAGAACTGCGCGCCGCCTACGACGCCCGCATTGCCCAGTACACCGAACAGGAACAGATTCAGGCCCGCCACATTCTCATCCGTGTTCCTGCCAACGCTCCCGAAGCCGAAGTGAAGAAGGCGGAAGAGCAGATCCGTTCTCTGGAAGCGCGTATCCGCGGCGGCGAAGATTTTGCCGAGCTGGCCAAACAGTTCGGTCAGGACGGAACCGCCCCGCAGGGCGGCGATCTCGGCTGGTTTGCCGCCGGGCAGATGGTGCCGGAATTTTCCAAGGCCGCCTTTGCTCTGAAGGACGGCGAAGTTTCCGCCCCCGTGCGCACGCAGTTCGGCTTCCATCTTATTAAGAAGGAAGGCCATAAGGAAGCCGTGACGCACGGCTTCGACGAAGTGAAGGATGCCCTGCGCGCCGACCTCGCCACCGAGGCCGCCTCTCACGGGCTTGATGAAAAGGCCGACCTCGTGCTCGCGCAGGCTCTTGCCGGAAAGAGCATGGCGGAAGCGGCTGCCGCCGCCGGTTCCAAGGCCGTGAAGGCCGAGAGCACCGGCATCATTTCCGCCGAAGAGCTGGGCGGAAAGCTCAATATCCGCGATGTGGACGTGCAGAACATCATGGCCGCCGCTGCGGGTACGGTGCTGGATTCCCCCGTGGCCTCCGGCAATTCCCTGATGGTGCTCAAGGTGCTGGAAAGCAAGCCCCAGAGCGTGAAGCCTCTTGAAGAGGTGCGTCCGCTCATCGTGGAATTCCTTACCGGTCAGAAGGCTGCGGAAATGGCCATGGACGAAGCCCGCAAGGCCCGCGCCGCCTTCCAGAACGGCAAGCCCGGCGAAGGCGTCGCCGTCAAGACCAGCGAACCTTTCGGCCGCGACGGCAACATTGCCGATCTCATCGCCGATCCTGCGCTTGCCCGGGCCGCCTTCCAGGTTCCCGCCGTGAACGACGTCTGGCTCAACGAACCCTACCGTGTGCAGGACGGTGCGGTTCTTGCCCGTGTGTCCGCCATCGAATCGCCCTCCGAAGAGGAATGGAAGCAGGCGGAACCCCAGATGCTGGAACGCCTTGCCGCCGACAGAGCCGGAGTGGCCTATCAGATTTATCTGACGCAGCTCGGTTCCCAGGCCACCATCAAGATGTACAACTCTCCGCTTCTTTCCCGGAAGAGCGATTAA